A region of Candidatus Sysuiplasma acidicola DNA encodes the following proteins:
- the hutH gene encoding histidine ammonia-lyase → MTKLNSVRLDGCSLTVEDLVNVARNGSRIIVDSRAMKGVERSRKLLEKLIRNGSTIYGVNTGFGELCNRRIDGKNASELQENLVRSTCAGTGAPLSIEETRAIMLLRLNTLVRGYSGVRMELIELLKDMINARVHPVIPSRGSVGASGDLAPLAHMAAVMIGEGYAFDGDKIVPGADALKKKGLRSISLKEKEGLALINGTQFMTGLGALAIYDTGKLLEQAVTVFAMSLDALGGNTAQFDPRIMKLRPHAGMAYIAERVNSAYVGGARAGTSGVQDPYTLRCAPQVLGPLKDMLDYCRSTVTIEMNSTTDNPIVLPDDGQVISAGNFHGQPIAVALDSLCIPLLAMMSFSERRTARLIDSKLSGLKPFLADRPGLQSGYMVPQYTAAALVSEGKILCHPSSSDSIPTSANQEDFVSMGAYSAIKLRQMVGYAFTVVGIEAMCAARALDLAGGPSSSAIREAHARVRRHVRGYDGDRVLSEDIEACADMLKNGSLLR, encoded by the coding sequence GTGACAAAGTTGAATTCCGTCAGGCTGGATGGTTGTTCGCTCACGGTTGAAGATCTCGTAAACGTTGCCCGCAACGGATCGCGGATAATCGTTGACAGCAGGGCCATGAAGGGCGTTGAGCGATCCAGGAAACTGCTCGAAAAACTCATCAGGAACGGCTCTACGATATATGGTGTCAATACAGGTTTCGGAGAACTCTGCAACAGGAGAATAGACGGAAAGAATGCATCTGAACTACAGGAAAATCTTGTGCGCAGCACATGCGCCGGCACCGGCGCACCGCTTTCAATTGAGGAAACAAGGGCAATAATGCTGTTGAGGCTGAACACACTGGTCAGGGGATATTCAGGCGTCAGGATGGAGTTGATTGAGCTTCTAAAGGATATGATCAATGCACGAGTGCATCCTGTGATACCCTCCAGAGGGTCCGTCGGTGCAAGCGGCGATCTCGCGCCGCTGGCTCATATGGCGGCAGTCATGATTGGAGAGGGATACGCATTTGATGGCGACAAAATTGTGCCCGGAGCGGATGCGCTGAAGAAGAAGGGGCTCAGGAGCATATCGCTGAAGGAGAAGGAAGGGCTTGCGCTGATTAACGGGACGCAATTCATGACCGGGCTGGGCGCACTCGCTATCTATGACACGGGGAAACTGCTGGAGCAGGCAGTCACAGTGTTTGCAATGAGTCTTGATGCCCTGGGGGGCAACACTGCGCAGTTTGATCCAAGGATCATGAAGTTAAGGCCTCACGCCGGAATGGCCTACATCGCAGAGCGTGTTAACAGCGCATATGTCGGTGGAGCGCGTGCAGGCACTTCGGGCGTGCAGGACCCGTACACGCTCAGGTGTGCGCCGCAGGTTCTGGGTCCCCTGAAGGACATGCTTGATTACTGCCGCAGCACTGTGACGATCGAAATGAATTCGACTACGGACAATCCGATAGTGCTGCCTGATGACGGTCAGGTCATATCCGCAGGCAACTTTCACGGACAGCCGATAGCAGTCGCACTGGACAGCCTGTGCATCCCGTTGCTTGCAATGATGTCCTTTTCCGAGAGGAGGACCGCCAGGCTGATAGATTCGAAACTCAGCGGCTTGAAACCTTTCCTTGCTGACAGACCGGGACTGCAGTCTGGTTATATGGTTCCGCAGTACACGGCAGCAGCACTTGTTTCGGAGGGAAAAATCCTGTGCCACCCGTCCTCCTCCGATTCCATTCCAACGTCCGCGAATCAGGAGGATTTTGTGAGTATGGGAGCCTATTCCGCGATAAAATTGAGACAGATGGTCGGGTATGCATTCACTGTCGTTGGCATAGAGGCAATGTGCGCGGCACGTGCGCTGGACCTCGCCGGAGGACCATCTTCGTCCGCCATCAGAGAGGCGCACGCACGCGTCAGGAGACATGTGCGCGGATATGACGGGGACAGAGTGCTGTCTGAAGACATAGAAGCATGTGCGGACATGCTGAAGAATGGTTCACTCCTGCGCTGA
- a CDS encoding methyltransferase domain-containing protein, whose translation MSERESVNEFFSRNAEKYAQSTSHARGKDLDIMISLLKPEKKMKALDVATGTGFTAVELSDSVGEVFATDRTHNMLDQARKLSEKRGAANTHFILSDATALPFRDAYFDIITCRRAAHHFRNKDAFLKEVHRSLSPEGLFALVDMVAPEGFKDMYNEFERARDSSHEEAETFNGWKQLIESHGFELSSGNVEGERIPFEKWLYPVEMDTEEGRKSRLFLSTAGDRFGEAISYDAGSDALVKRRTIIIARRRRL comes from the coding sequence ATGTCAGAAAGAGAGAGCGTTAATGAATTCTTCAGCAGAAATGCAGAGAAGTACGCGCAGAGCACGTCACACGCCAGGGGAAAAGATCTGGATATCATGATTTCCCTGCTCAAACCGGAAAAGAAGATGAAGGCACTGGATGTCGCAACAGGAACCGGGTTCACGGCAGTTGAGTTATCCGATTCGGTGGGTGAGGTCTTTGCGACCGACAGGACACACAATATGCTGGATCAGGCACGGAAACTGTCGGAGAAGCGTGGCGCTGCCAACACGCACTTCATTCTGAGCGATGCCACAGCGCTTCCTTTCAGAGACGCATACTTCGACATCATAACATGCAGAAGAGCGGCACACCACTTCAGGAACAAGGATGCATTTCTGAAGGAAGTGCACAGGAGTCTGTCGCCGGAGGGGCTGTTTGCACTCGTGGACATGGTCGCACCCGAAGGATTCAAGGACATGTACAATGAGTTTGAGAGAGCCAGGGACAGCAGTCACGAAGAGGCGGAAACATTCAACGGCTGGAAGCAGCTCATCGAATCGCATGGATTTGAGCTATCAAGCGGCAATGTGGAGGGTGAGCGCATTCCGTTCGAGAAGTGGCTGTATCCGGTGGAGATGGATACAGAGGAAGGCAGGAAGAGCCGGCTGTTCCTTTCAACTGCAGGAGATCGATTCGGTGAAGCCATATCCTACGATGCCGGCAGCGATGCCTTAGTGAAGCGGCGGACGATAATCATCGCACGCAGACGCCGACTCTAA